Proteins found in one Stigmatopora nigra isolate UIUO_SnigA chromosome 15, RoL_Snig_1.1, whole genome shotgun sequence genomic segment:
- the nptx2a gene encoding neuronal pentraxin-2a, which yields MLSEVLPLFFYLLSPLLSQDAPASVTTRRFVCNAIPPGAEPGCSDAPSGSRLQASVPVEDALRNTIIQLRESLLQQKETIVRQQGTIKELNSKLARCEAAAEDSVPPGKSRGHGSRRKDNGKNTMGDLPRDPGETINQLGKTMQSLKGRLESLEQQSLQISNANASAGSSASALTPLPPQFRELLGQRLGVLETQLLRKVAELEEEKSQLYNETAAHRQRTENVLNSLLERITELEKNNNAFKSPEDFKVSLSLRTNYLYGRIKKTLPEMYAFTVCMWLKSSASPGIGTPFSYGVPGQANEIVLIEWGNNPIELLVNDKVAQLPLSVSDGRWHHICVTWTTRDGFWEAYQDGERLGTGDNLAPWHPIKSGGVIILGQEQDIVGGRFDATQAFVGELSQFNMWDRVLRPVDIVGLANCSAYMPGNVVPWIDANVEVFGGATKASLEICEDRAFDS from the exons ATGCTGTCCGAAGTCTTGCCGTTGTTCTTCTACCTGCTCAGTCCGCTTCTGAGCCAGGACGCCCCGGCGTCAGTGACGACTCGCCGCTTCGTCTGCAACGCCATCCCACCCGGTGCTGAGCCCGGATGCAGCGACGCTCCGAGCGGCAGCCGCTTGCAGGCGAGCGTCCCCGTTGAAGACGCGCTGCGAAACACCATCATCCAACTCCGGGAGAGCCTGCTGCAGCAGAAAGAGACCATCGTCAGGCAACAGGGGACCATCAAGGAGCTCAACTCCAAGCTGGCTCGCTGCGAGGCAGCAGCCGAAGACTCGGTTCCCCCGGGGAAGTCGCGGGGGCACGGCTCCCGGAGGAAGGACAATGGCAAGAACACTATGGGGGACCTGCCCCGGGACCCCGGTGAGACGATCAACCAGCTGGGCAAGACCATGCAAAGCCTGAAAGGGCGCTTGGAGAGCTTGGAG CAACAGAGTTTGCAAATCTCCAACGCAAACGCGTCAGCCGGAAGTTCCGCTTCGGCTCTGACTCCTTTGCCACCACAGTTTCGGGAGCTCCTGGGCCAGcgtctgggggtgctggagacgcAGCTCCTGCGAAAGGTGGCTGAGTTGGAGGAAGAGAAAAGCCAGCTTTACAATGAAACGGCGGCCCACCGCCAACGCACTGAGAATGTGCTCAATTCCCTCCTGGAGAGGATCACAGAACTGGAGAAAA ACAACAACGCCTTCAAGTCTCCCGAGGATTTCAAGGTATCCCTATCCCTGCGTACCAACTACCTGTACGGCCGCATTAAGAAGACCCTGCCCGAAATGTACGCCTTCACCGTGTGCATGTGGCTCAAGTCCAGCGCCAGTCCCGGCATCGGCACCCCCTTCTCGTACGGCGTGCCGGGCCAGGCTAATGAAATCGTGCTGATCGAATGGGGCAACAACCCCATCGAACTACTGGTTAACGATAAG GTTGCCCAGCTCCCACTTTCGGTAAGCGACGGGCGCTGGCACCACATTTGCGTCACCTGGACGACCAGAGACGGATTCTGGGAGGCCTATCAGGATGGCGAGAGACTCGGCACTGGGGATAACCTGGCCCCATGGCACCCAATTAAATCCGGCGGGGTGATCATTCTGGGTCAAGAGCAG GACATTGTCGGAGGTCGTTTTGACGCCACCCAGGCCTTCGTGGGTGAGCTGAGCCAATTCAACATGTGGGACCGAGTATTGAGGCCGGTGGACATCGTGGGATTGGCCAACTGCTCGGCGTACATGCCCGGCAACGTGGTCCCTTGGATCGACGCCAACGTGGAAGTGTTTGGTGGGGCCACCAAAGCTTCTCTGGAGATTTGTGAGGACCGCGCCTTTGATTCCTAA